Proteins encoded by one window of Flavobacterium sp. N502540:
- a CDS encoding type IX secretion system membrane protein PorP/SprF has protein sequence MRTKLFFFVIMFVTIASYAQQDAQFTQYMYNTININPAYAGSRGALSVFGLYRTQWVGLDGAPETSAFSINSPINNSNLGIGASLVNDKIGPTNENNFSVDLSYTIQTSADFKLSFGIKGTANLFNLDVSKLNPESQGDPQFQDLNNKFSPNVGAGVYWHSDKAYIGLSVPNFIETNRYSDNDYAIYKDKINYYLIAGYVFDLDRLQYIKFKPALLTKMVEGAPLQVDVSANFMFMDKLVVGVAYRWSASLSAMVGFQITDGLYLGYGYDRETTRLNNYNSGSHEIFLRYEFFKNNGKMTTPRFF, from the coding sequence ATGAGAACAAAATTATTTTTCTTCGTCATTATGTTTGTAACAATTGCGAGCTATGCACAGCAAGATGCACAATTTACGCAATATATGTACAATACCATAAACATTAATCCGGCTTATGCAGGATCGCGAGGAGCTTTAAGTGTTTTTGGATTATACCGCACCCAATGGGTTGGACTCGACGGGGCTCCGGAAACCAGCGCTTTCTCAATCAATAGCCCTATAAATAATAGTAATTTAGGAATCGGAGCCTCTTTAGTAAATGATAAAATTGGCCCAACTAACGAAAACAACTTTTCTGTAGACCTTTCCTATACTATTCAGACCTCAGCCGATTTTAAACTTTCGTTTGGTATCAAAGGAACAGCCAACCTGTTCAATTTGGATGTCAGCAAATTAAATCCGGAGAGTCAGGGAGATCCACAGTTTCAGGATCTAAACAATAAGTTTTCGCCGAATGTGGGAGCCGGAGTCTATTGGCATTCTGATAAAGCATACATTGGTTTATCAGTACCTAATTTTATCGAAACCAATCGGTACTCTGATAATGATTATGCCATTTACAAAGATAAAATCAATTATTATTTAATAGCCGGATATGTGTTTGATCTTGATAGACTTCAATACATCAAATTCAAACCTGCTTTACTGACCAAAATGGTCGAAGGAGCACCGCTTCAGGTAGATGTTTCTGCCAACTTTATGTTCATGGATAAACTTGTGGTTGGGGTTGCCTACCGATGGAGCGCTTCGCTTAGTGCTATGGTAGGATTCCAGATTACTGACGGTCTCTATCTTGGTTATGGATACGATCGCGAAACCACTCGTTTAAACAACTATAATTCAGGATCACATGAGATATTCCTGCGTTACGAATTCTTCAAAAACAATGGTAAAATGACAACGCCACGTTTCTTCTAA
- a CDS encoding OmpA family protein, whose amino-acid sequence MKNYILLCLTIICSFSAGSYAQQSKINTADKNYNNYAYIDAIKTYERVADKGYKSEDLFKKLGNSYYFNSNFEAAAKWYGELFAMNTVVEPEYYYRYAQCLKSTGQTDKASKIMADFLSKSKNDDRAKLYAEDVNYLDKIKANSGRYKIEDAGINSKYSDYSSYVYNGKIYFASARDTGNFSQRKHKWTGEYFTNLYFADTDPPANSTVKVNKFKTSLNTKFHESSPAFTKDGQTVYFTRNNYINGKKGKDDNKITLIKIYRATLENGKWTNITELPFDSDNYSTAHPALSPDEKTLYFASDMPGTVGQSDIYKVSINGNGSYGTPMNLGKVINTQGKETFPFVTSDNEIYFASDGHPGLGGLDVFVGQIEDNGTISNIQNLGADVNSPKDDFAYIIDPASRRGYFSSNKDGGQGSDDIYKFLETRKLQCIQELNGIITDAETLAVLPNTKLTLYDNLGNIKNTTISDATGFYSFPVECGKTYNVRAEKEEYTTKEINITIGKLTGKTSLPIALDKSACKVTIGDDLGKCFGIKMIYFDLDKSNIRTEAALDLEKILDVLNSHPTMKLDIRSHTDSRATHQYNEALSGRRAKSTIDWLVKNGIAKNRLTGKGYGETQLVNGCSDGVPCTEEQHQMNRRSEFIITSL is encoded by the coding sequence ATGAAAAATTATATACTCCTTTGCTTAACAATTATCTGTTCTTTTTCAGCCGGCAGTTATGCGCAACAATCGAAAATTAATACTGCCGATAAGAACTACAACAATTATGCATATATCGACGCTATTAAAACCTATGAACGTGTAGCTGATAAAGGATACAAATCGGAAGATTTGTTTAAAAAGCTCGGAAACTCATACTACTTCAACTCTAACTTTGAAGCTGCTGCAAAATGGTACGGTGAATTATTTGCAATGAACACCGTTGTTGAGCCAGAGTATTACTATCGATATGCGCAATGTCTAAAATCAACCGGACAAACCGATAAGGCCAGTAAAATTATGGCTGATTTTTTGTCTAAATCTAAAAACGACGACAGAGCAAAATTATATGCAGAGGATGTAAACTATCTGGACAAAATCAAAGCCAATTCCGGCCGATACAAAATTGAAGATGCCGGAATCAACTCTAAATACTCCGATTACAGTTCCTATGTTTACAACGGTAAAATATACTTTGCCTCTGCCCGGGATACCGGAAACTTTTCACAACGCAAACACAAATGGACCGGAGAATATTTTACGAATTTGTATTTTGCCGATACAGACCCTCCTGCCAACAGTACAGTGAAAGTCAATAAATTCAAAACCTCTCTTAATACAAAGTTTCACGAGTCTTCTCCCGCTTTTACGAAAGACGGGCAAACGGTTTACTTTACCAGAAACAATTATATAAACGGTAAAAAAGGAAAAGATGACAACAAAATTACTTTAATCAAAATATACAGAGCCACTCTTGAAAACGGAAAATGGACCAACATAACCGAACTTCCTTTTGACAGTGATAATTATAGTACAGCTCATCCTGCACTTAGTCCTGATGAGAAAACACTGTATTTCGCCTCAGATATGCCCGGAACAGTAGGACAGTCTGATATTTACAAAGTAAGCATCAATGGCAATGGCAGTTATGGCACACCTATGAACTTAGGTAAAGTCATAAATACGCAAGGAAAAGAAACATTTCCGTTTGTTACCAGCGATAATGAAATTTATTTTGCTTCTGACGGACATCCCGGACTAGGTGGTCTGGACGTTTTTGTAGGCCAAATTGAAGATAACGGAACCATAAGCAATATTCAGAATCTTGGAGCGGATGTTAACTCACCTAAAGATGATTTTGCCTACATTATTGATCCTGCATCCAGAAGAGGCTATTTTAGCTCTAATAAAGATGGCGGACAGGGTTCTGATGATATCTACAAATTTCTCGAAACAAGAAAACTACAATGCATACAAGAGCTAAACGGAATCATTACTGACGCTGAAACCTTAGCTGTTTTGCCAAACACAAAATTAACTTTATATGACAATCTGGGCAATATAAAAAACACTACTATTTCAGATGCAACCGGTTTTTACAGTTTCCCTGTTGAATGTGGAAAAACGTATAATGTAAGAGCAGAAAAAGAAGAATACACAACCAAAGAAATCAATATTACCATTGGAAAACTAACCGGAAAAACCAGTCTTCCTATTGCTTTGGATAAATCCGCCTGCAAAGTCACCATTGGCGATGATTTAGGAAAATGTTTTGGTATCAAAATGATTTACTTTGATCTGGATAAATCAAATATCCGTACAGAAGCTGCTCTGGATCTAGAAAAAATACTTGATGTCTTAAACAGCCATCCAACGATGAAACTTGATATTCGTTCCCACACAGACAGTCGTGCTACACATCAATACAATGAAGCCTTATCCGGCAGAAGAGCTAAATCAACAATTGACTGGCTCGTTAAAAACGGAATCGCTAAAAACAGACTCACCGGAAAAGGATATGGAGAAACCCAACTGGTAAATGGCTGTTCTGATGGTGTACCGTGTACAGAAGAACAACATCAAATGAACAGAAGAAGCGAATTTATTATTACTTCTCTTTAA
- a CDS encoding SMI1/KNR4 family protein: MNEVIKDYIDKGIAFVEKHKEYLMYGDDIAKDMIYEFDYSSTKNKSSKMELEQENASGELLELLKSTDKVWKATNSSVTDSQIIEIEEYFNLTFPNSYKEYLKYKHFYTIFLNSDIRLFSKPTDKWKEILVEANEEMREVLLDKGYFAIGYYSDYGAVCFDFRNNKEEASIVFITYEDLQIELLSENFTHLLEQALELKEPTLKELKPWKKKMYGIE, encoded by the coding sequence ATGAATGAAGTAATTAAAGATTATATTGATAAAGGAATAGCTTTTGTCGAAAAACACAAAGAATATCTTATGTATGGTGACGATATTGCTAAAGATATGATTTATGAATTTGATTATAGTAGTACTAAGAATAAATCTTCAAAAATGGAGTTGGAGCAAGAAAATGCTAGTGGAGAACTTTTAGAACTTTTGAAATCAACAGACAAAGTATGGAAAGCAACGAATAGCTCAGTAACAGATAGTCAAATAATTGAAATTGAAGAATATTTTAATTTAACATTTCCAAATTCATATAAGGAGTATTTAAAGTATAAACATTTTTACACCATTTTTTTAAACTCAGACATTAGATTATTTTCTAAACCCACGGATAAATGGAAAGAAATATTAGTAGAAGCGAATGAAGAAATGAGAGAAGTTTTATTAGATAAAGGATATTTTGCTATTGGTTATTATAGCGATTATGGGGCAGTCTGTTTTGATTTTAGAAATAATAAAGAAGAAGCAAGTATTGTTTTTATAACTTATGAGGATTTACAGATTGAATTATTGTCAGAAAATTTTACTCATTTATTAGAACAAGCATTGGAATTGAAAGAACCAACTCTAAAAGAATTGAAACCATGGAAAAAAAAGATGTATGGGATAGAATAG
- a CDS encoding CAP domain-containing protein, whose product MKKMMRNMRFVAIVALLVAMSSCSSDSAEGSESPATAEAVVANYNYNDSEIESMKLINDYRISIGLNALKGINHVSFKCEEHNKYMIANNVVDHNDFTSRSNNIMSVLGAKKVGENVAYNYKTSEAALRAWLDSPGHKANIEGDYTHFGLSVSIDPNTGKKYYTNIFVKM is encoded by the coding sequence ATGAAAAAGATGATGCGTAACATGAGGTTCGTTGCAATAGTTGCCCTACTTGTTGCAATGAGCTCCTGTTCATCGGACAGCGCAGAGGGTAGCGAAAGCCCTGCTACAGCCGAGGCTGTCGTTGCTAACTACAATTACAATGATTCGGAAATCGAATCGATGAAACTTATCAATGATTATCGGATAAGTATTGGTCTGAATGCTCTGAAAGGAATCAATCACGTTTCATTTAAGTGCGAAGAACACAACAAATACATGATCGCAAACAATGTGGTTGATCATAATGATTTTACTTCGCGTTCCAATAATATCATGAGTGTTTTAGGTGCTAAAAAAGTAGGCGAAAATGTTGCTTACAATTATAAAACTTCTGAGGCTGCTTTAAGAGCCTGGCTGGATAGCCCCGGACACAAGGCAAATATTGAAGGAGACTATACTCATTTTGGTTTGTCAGTTTCGATTGACCCTAATACCGGAAAGAAATACTATACTAACATCTTTGTGAAGATGTAA
- the pdxH gene encoding pyridoxamine 5'-phosphate oxidase, translated as MNDLSNYRKSYEKSELLETNIPEDPINLFNRWFHEVEDFGGNGEVNAMTVSTIGLDGFPKSRVVLLKKFSEEGFIFYTNYDSEKGKAIAANPHVCLSFFWQEMERQVIIKGIAVKTSENISDGYFDSRPDGSKLGAIVSKQSEVIPSRTFLEENLKKLEKEFEGKHIPRPENWGGFLVTPLEVEFWQGRPNRLHDRIRYQSQSDFSWKIERLSS; from the coding sequence ATGAACGATTTAAGCAATTATAGAAAATCTTACGAAAAGAGTGAATTATTGGAAACCAATATTCCCGAAGACCCAATCAATCTGTTCAACCGATGGTTTCATGAGGTAGAAGATTTTGGCGGAAACGGAGAAGTTAATGCCATGACAGTTTCGACAATTGGATTGGATGGTTTCCCGAAATCCAGAGTGGTTTTATTAAAGAAATTTTCAGAGGAAGGTTTTATTTTTTATACCAATTATGATTCGGAGAAAGGGAAGGCGATAGCCGCAAACCCGCATGTTTGTTTGTCATTTTTCTGGCAGGAAATGGAACGCCAGGTCATCATAAAAGGAATCGCTGTAAAAACATCAGAGAACATATCAGATGGTTATTTTGATTCTCGTCCTGATGGAAGTAAATTGGGTGCGATTGTTTCGAAGCAAAGTGAAGTGATTCCGTCCCGAACTTTTTTGGAAGAAAATTTGAAAAAACTGGAAAAAGAGTTCGAAGGAAAACACATACCGAGACCTGAAAATTGGGGAGGTTTTTTAGTAACTCCTTTAGAGGTAGAATTTTGGCAGGGGAGACCCAATAGATTGCATGACAGAATTCGTTACCAAAGTCAATCTGACTTTTCATGGAAGATTGAAAGATTATCCTCTTAG
- a CDS encoding ribonuclease Z, with protein MKLTILGCYAATPRTITNPTSQVLEIRNRLFLIDCGEGTQVQLRKNKIKFSKINHIFISHLHGDHLYGLIGTISTFSLLGRTTDLHIYGPKGIKELILLQLKLTESWTTYKLFFHELESKESEVIFEDSKVIVKTIPLKHRVYTNGFLFQEKPGDRKLNVEAVQQYNIHTAYFQKIKGGGDVTLDDGTVIKNKELSFDPIPSMSYAFCSDTVYHEDVLPIIKDVDVLYHESTFLESEAALALKTLHSTAKEAATIALKANAKKLILGHYSTRYDGIERFKEEAETVFPNTLLGDDGRSYEL; from the coding sequence TTGAAATTAACCATACTTGGCTGTTATGCCGCAACTCCCAGAACAATTACGAACCCTACTTCACAGGTTTTAGAAATAAGAAATCGTTTATTTTTAATTGATTGTGGTGAGGGAACACAGGTGCAGCTTAGAAAGAATAAGATTAAATTCTCAAAAATAAATCACATCTTTATCTCGCATCTTCACGGAGATCACCTTTATGGATTAATTGGGACTATTTCTACTTTTTCTCTTTTAGGAAGAACGACCGATTTACATATTTACGGGCCGAAAGGGATTAAAGAACTTATTCTGCTTCAATTAAAATTGACGGAATCCTGGACGACCTATAAATTGTTTTTCCATGAATTAGAGTCAAAAGAAAGCGAAGTTATTTTTGAAGACAGTAAGGTTATTGTAAAAACGATTCCGTTGAAGCATCGTGTGTATACAAACGGATTTTTGTTTCAGGAAAAACCCGGTGATCGCAAATTAAATGTAGAAGCAGTTCAGCAATACAATATTCATACAGCATATTTTCAAAAAATAAAAGGAGGCGGTGACGTTACACTTGACGATGGAACCGTAATAAAGAACAAAGAATTATCCTTTGATCCTATTCCGTCAATGAGTTATGCGTTTTGTTCCGATACCGTGTATCACGAAGACGTACTTCCCATAATTAAAGATGTTGACGTTTTGTACCATGAATCTACCTTTTTGGAATCAGAAGCTGCTTTGGCACTGAAAACGTTACACTCAACCGCAAAAGAAGCGGCAACAATTGCGCTTAAAGCGAATGCAAAGAAGTTAATTCTGGGGCATTATTCAACACGTTATGATGGTATCGAACGTTTTAAAGAAGAAGCCGAAACCGTTTTTCCAAACACACTTTTGGGAGATGACGGGAGGAGTTATGAGTTATGA
- a CDS encoding ribonuclease Z yields MKVDQKGHTVTIKDTQGDFNAFLERVTQQFKTFEKQNIIIDLSADSGVSEKEVKLFLPLAKQQKKAKKSFVIVVSDLDFNAVSDKLVVVPSLLEAHDIIEMEEIERDLGF; encoded by the coding sequence ATGAAAGTAGATCAAAAAGGACATACCGTTACAATTAAAGATACTCAGGGAGATTTTAATGCTTTTTTGGAAAGAGTAACGCAACAGTTTAAAACCTTTGAAAAACAAAATATTATAATCGATTTATCAGCAGATAGTGGTGTGTCGGAAAAAGAGGTGAAACTTTTTTTGCCCCTTGCCAAGCAGCAGAAGAAAGCCAAAAAATCATTTGTAATAGTAGTTTCAGATCTAGACTTTAATGCCGTTTCAGATAAATTAGTCGTTGTTCCGTCACTTTTGGAAGCGCATGATATTATCGAAATGGAGGAAATCGAAAGAGACCTTGGATTTTAA
- a CDS encoding aspartate carbamoyltransferase catalytic subunit: MKELSVDHLLGIKYINENDINLIFETADHFKEVINRPIKKVPSLRDITIANIFFENSTRTKLSFELAQKRLSADVISFSAAQSSVKKGETLIDTVNNILSMKVDMVVMRHSNPGAAYFLSKNVKASIVNAGDGAHEHPTQALLDSYSIREKLGDVAGKKVVIVGDILHSRVALSNIYALKMQGAEVKVCGPKTLIPRYIESLGVTVEPNLRKALEWCDVANMLRVQNERMDVNFFPSTREYAQQYGVDKPLLDSLGKEIVIMHPGPINRGVEITSEVADSDHSVILNQVENGVAIRMAVIYLLASKIQQ, translated from the coding sequence ATGAAAGAATTAAGCGTAGATCATTTATTGGGAATTAAATATATCAATGAAAATGATATTAACCTGATTTTTGAAACGGCCGATCATTTTAAAGAAGTCATCAACAGACCCATTAAAAAAGTTCCTTCATTACGAGATATTACCATTGCCAATATTTTCTTCGAGAACAGTACAAGAACTAAACTTTCCTTCGAATTGGCACAAAAAAGATTATCGGCTGATGTGATTAGTTTTTCGGCAGCCCAGTCTTCGGTTAAAAAAGGGGAGACCCTGATTGATACTGTAAATAATATCCTTTCAATGAAAGTTGATATGGTTGTAATGCGCCACTCCAATCCCGGAGCGGCTTATTTTTTATCCAAAAATGTCAAAGCCAGTATCGTGAATGCCGGAGACGGAGCACACGAACACCCAACTCAGGCTTTATTAGACAGTTATTCGATTAGAGAAAAATTAGGCGATGTGGCCGGAAAAAAAGTAGTCATTGTAGGAGATATTCTGCATTCGAGAGTAGCTTTGTCTAACATATATGCTTTGAAGATGCAGGGAGCTGAGGTGAAAGTCTGCGGACCAAAAACACTGATTCCGAGATATATTGAATCACTTGGTGTCACAGTTGAACCCAATTTGCGTAAAGCTTTAGAGTGGTGTGATGTTGCTAATATGCTTCGTGTTCAAAATGAACGTATGGATGTGAACTTTTTTCCATCGACACGTGAGTATGCACAGCAATATGGAGTAGATAAACCGCTACTGGACTCGCTTGGGAAAGAAATCGTAATCATGCACCCGGGACCAATTAACAGAGGGGTAGAGATTACTTCTGAAGTGGCTGACTCTGATCATTCTGTTATTCTGAATCAGGTCGAAAACGGAGTAGCGATCAGAATGGCGGTGATTTATTTGCTCGCATCCAAGATTCAACAGTAA
- a CDS encoding DUF6891 domain-containing protein: MTENEAFIYESIFNQVRMGFLSLDEIQENILEEIEDNEFEDEISEEWAFDKIREENQKLLSESKQWKSPTDTERLIKAFDELADRNIIALHNAGYTTSDGEYEVVEVERALRENEVESDGYCFYHEQDLARGVAVKDSSLFIAFQKVDNGDDATTIEVGKVVAEVLRDNGFTLNWNESARTKIEIPGFKWQHLFDEDARDLQDYSEVVERMIR, translated from the coding sequence ATGACAGAGAATGAAGCTTTTATTTATGAATCAATTTTTAACCAAGTTAGAATGGGGTTTCTGTCTCTTGATGAGATTCAGGAAAACATTCTGGAAGAAATTGAAGACAACGAATTTGAGGATGAAATCTCTGAAGAGTGGGCCTTTGATAAAATAAGAGAAGAAAACCAAAAATTACTTTCAGAAAGTAAACAATGGAAAAGCCCAACAGATACGGAAAGATTAATAAAAGCGTTTGATGAATTAGCCGATAGAAATATTATTGCACTTCATAATGCGGGGTATACCACATCGGATGGGGAATATGAAGTTGTTGAGGTAGAAAGAGCGTTACGTGAAAACGAAGTAGAATCTGACGGATATTGTTTTTATCACGAACAAGATTTAGCAAGAGGAGTAGCTGTAAAAGATTCAAGTTTGTTTATCGCATTCCAGAAAGTAGATAATGGTGATGATGCGACAACAATAGAAGTAGGTAAAGTAGTTGCCGAAGTTCTAAGAGATAACGGCTTCACTCTAAATTGGAATGAATCTGCGAGAACAAAAATAGAAATTCCAGGTTTCAAATGGCAGCATCTTTTTGATGAAGATGCCAGAGATTTGCAGGATTACAGCGAAGTTGTAGAAAGAATGATTCGATAA
- the pyrR gene encoding bifunctional pyr operon transcriptional regulator/uracil phosphoribosyltransferase PyrR, giving the protein MSQKVLLNSKEVTIILHRLACQLIEKHLDFSDTILIGIQPRGVFLAERLKQILESEYKTPEISLGYLDITFFRDDFRRTDKPLEANKTQINFIVENKKVIFIDDVLFTGRSIRSALTAIQSFGRPSEIELLVLIDRRFSRNLPIQPDYRGRQVDAINGEKVKVSWKENDGEDVVYLITN; this is encoded by the coding sequence ATGAGCCAAAAAGTATTACTTAATTCAAAAGAAGTTACTATCATACTCCATCGTTTGGCTTGTCAGTTAATCGAAAAACATCTTGATTTTTCAGATACTATTTTAATCGGAATTCAGCCAAGAGGTGTTTTTTTAGCCGAACGTTTGAAACAAATATTAGAAAGCGAGTACAAAACACCCGAAATTTCTCTGGGTTATTTAGACATCACCTTTTTTAGAGACGATTTCCGTCGGACCGATAAACCGCTTGAAGCGAATAAAACCCAAATCAATTTTATAGTCGAAAATAAAAAAGTCATTTTTATTGATGACGTTTTGTTTACCGGACGAAGCATTCGTTCCGCGTTAACTGCTATTCAGTCTTTTGGAAGACCTTCAGAAATTGAATTGTTGGTGTTAATTGACCGACGTTTTAGCCGTAATTTACCTATTCAACCCGATTATCGTGGCCGTCAGGTAGATGCTATCAATGGTGAAAAAGTAAAAGTAAGCTGGAAAGAAAATGACGGTGAAGATGTGGTCTATTTGATAACAAATTAA
- a CDS encoding Crp/Fnr family transcriptional regulator: MNSYLTKIDTFINSLDQETLDVLNNISTTRTLKKGAFLLRQDEICSKSYFIEEGIVRKYYLDDGKEITTELYFKDDIAVSFNSYCLQKPSNEFIEAVTDITISQTDFKEFQNAKKQFPKLTELDLMLTEYYAIWLEDRLFQFRTLDATTRYLKLIKEHSHIIKNIQLTHIASYLGISLETLSRIRSKI, translated from the coding sequence ATGAACTCCTATCTCACAAAAATAGATACTTTTATAAACAGCCTTGATCAGGAAACCTTAGACGTTTTAAACAACATCTCCACTACCAGGACTTTAAAAAAAGGAGCGTTTTTATTACGACAAGATGAAATTTGCAGTAAAAGTTACTTTATAGAAGAAGGGATTGTCAGAAAGTACTACCTTGATGATGGAAAAGAAATCACAACAGAATTATACTTTAAAGATGATATCGCGGTATCTTTTAATAGTTATTGTCTGCAAAAACCAAGTAACGAATTCATTGAGGCCGTCACAGACATCACCATTTCACAAACTGACTTTAAAGAATTTCAGAATGCAAAAAAGCAATTCCCCAAATTAACAGAATTAGATTTGATGCTCACCGAGTATTATGCAATTTGGCTGGAGGATCGCTTATTTCAGTTTCGCACACTGGACGCTACGACCCGTTATCTTAAATTAATTAAAGAGCATTCGCATATTATTAAAAACATCCAGCTTACACATATCGCTTCTTATCTTGGAATATCTTTGGAAACTCTAAGCAGAATCCGGTCCAAAATTTAA
- a CDS encoding DUF418 domain-containing protein, protein MKQRIIGFDLARAYAIFGMFIVNFNMVFGSHNDQSTVAQFMSLFSGNSSSVFVILAGMGIALMTNRPEYTPAEKNKLRNTILKRAGFLFVIGLLLNLIWPADILHFYGCYMLIIAFIVFLNKSFFLFLAAVAVFSFHFLIFFIPYETGWNMESFHYKDFYTLNGFVRNTFYNGWNAVFPWIAYFLLGMYLGRLNWSSKKIQQKMFIIGFLLYISIALLQLLSGQFVLSGDLHLFINADYLPPYLPFMLSTSGFALMLIAFFMFIGDKNGNNQYVQNFAPTGQMTLTHYISHLTIGLILFSVLTGNDLVQHSADQKATKPIYILLFSIAYFVLSYYFSKLWATHFKNGPFEALMRKITR, encoded by the coding sequence ATGAAACAAAGAATTATAGGATTTGACCTGGCAAGAGCATATGCCATCTTCGGAATGTTTATTGTGAATTTCAATATGGTTTTTGGCTCCCATAATGACCAAAGTACTGTTGCACAATTTATGTCTCTTTTTAGCGGCAACTCGAGCTCTGTTTTTGTGATACTGGCCGGAATGGGAATCGCACTTATGACCAACAGACCCGAATATACTCCTGCCGAGAAAAACAAGCTGAGAAATACCATCCTCAAACGAGCCGGTTTTTTATTTGTCATCGGGCTTTTGCTTAACCTGATCTGGCCTGCCGATATTTTGCACTTTTACGGTTGCTATATGCTCATAATTGCATTTATAGTCTTTTTAAACAAAAGTTTTTTTTTGTTTCTGGCGGCTGTGGCGGTCTTTAGTTTTCACTTTTTAATTTTTTTCATCCCTTATGAAACGGGTTGGAATATGGAATCATTTCACTACAAAGATTTTTATACGCTGAACGGGTTTGTCAGAAATACTTTTTACAATGGCTGGAATGCTGTATTCCCCTGGATTGCTTATTTTCTTCTAGGAATGTATCTCGGAAGACTAAACTGGAGCAGTAAAAAGATTCAGCAGAAGATGTTTATTATTGGTTTTCTATTATATATCTCGATAGCATTACTTCAATTATTGTCCGGCCAATTTGTACTTTCAGGGGATTTACATTTATTTATCAACGCCGATTATCTCCCTCCGTACCTCCCTTTTATGTTAAGCACCTCCGGATTTGCTCTGATGCTGATTGCCTTTTTTATGTTTATAGGAGACAAAAACGGAAATAACCAATATGTACAAAATTTTGCACCAACGGGTCAAATGACGCTAACGCATTATATTTCACATCTTACCATTGGTTTAATTTTATTCTCTGTACTAACAGGCAATGATCTGGTTCAACATTCAGCAGATCAGAAAGCAACAAAACCAATTTATATTTTACTATTTTCAATTGCATACTTTGTACTCAGTTACTACTTTAGTAAACTTTGGGCAACACACTTTAAGAATGGTCCATTTGAAGCCCTTATGCGAAAAATAACCCGCTAA
- a CDS encoding class I SAM-dependent DNA methyltransferase, whose translation MDQYRETFETWDKIAAIYQDKFMDLKLYNETYDFFCDALKNEQLHIFEIGCGPGNITKYLLSKKPDLKIRGIDIAPKMIELAQKNNPSAQFEVMDTRDLNKVDQQFDAIICGFCLPYLSEEDCSKLINSTDKILCPNGIFYLSFVEGHSTESGFISGSTGDRTYFYYHNLKNIEKQLSIHNFKIIKSFEIKYPKSENIEIHTILIAQKNERNHCTF comes from the coding sequence ATGGATCAATACAGAGAAACTTTCGAAACCTGGGATAAAATTGCAGCTATTTATCAAGACAAGTTCATGGATTTAAAGCTGTATAATGAAACTTATGACTTCTTTTGCGATGCTTTGAAAAACGAACAGCTCCATATCTTTGAAATTGGCTGTGGTCCGGGAAACATCACAAAATATTTATTATCAAAGAAACCTGATTTAAAAATTAGGGGAATTGACATTGCTCCCAAAATGATTGAATTAGCACAAAAGAACAATCCTTCTGCGCAGTTTGAAGTAATGGACACACGAGACCTCAACAAAGTAGATCAACAATTTGATGCCATTATTTGTGGTTTTTGCCTGCCCTATTTGTCCGAAGAAGATTGTTCCAAACTAATCAACAGCACTGATAAAATACTCTGTCCTAATGGTATTTTTTATCTTAGTTTTGTTGAAGGACATTCAACTGAATCAGGTTTCATTTCGGGAAGTACCGGCGACCGAACATACTTCTATTATCATAATTTAAAGAACATAGAAAAACAGCTTTCTATACATAATTTCAAAATCATTAAATCGTTTGAAATTAAATATCCAAAATCCGAAAATATTGAAATTCATACGATACTAATTGCTCAAAAAAATGAAAGAAATCATTGCACTTTCTGA